A segment of the Alistipes communis genome:
CTCGCGCTACGGCCGCAGCATCCCTTCCGTTGCCTCCGCCGAGCGCATATTCCGCACCGCCGGCCAGGTAGGCCGAGAAGAGCAGACTCATCTTCTCCACGCCCAGGTCGGCGCCCAGAACCGGCGCCGTCTCTTCGCTGATCTCATACATCACTTCGTCCGTTCCGGCCGACCATCGGGTGAGAAAGCCGGCGACGCGCAGCCATTCGTCGGATTTGGTCGGGTCGTAAGGCGTCGTGCGCAGCCACTCGGCGCAGCGCAGTACGTCGTCGTTGTAGCGGGCGCAGTCGGCCGCGGTTTCGATTTCATACTTGTCGGGTACGGGAGCGGTCTGCGCGGATACACTCCATGTCGCTGCGAGGCAGAACATGAAGATCGTCAACATGCGATACATAATTTTAAGGTTTTAGGTTTGTCGCCCGAAATTAACGATTTTTCCGCCGAAATGCAACATTTCCGCGACAAAAAACGGCTGCCGGCGGGAGAATTTCCCCGCCGGCAGCCGAACCGTTCGTTCGGGCCGCTCACTCCACAGTCACCGACTTGGCCAGATTGCGCGGCTGGTCGACGTTGCGGCCCTTGTTGACGGCCACGTAGTAGGCCAGCAGCTGCAACGGCACCGACGTAAGGATCGGCGAAAGGCATTCGCATACCTCCGGAATCTCGATCACGTAGTCGGCGATCTTCGCCGCCACCTCGTCACCGCGCGTGACGAGGGCGATGATGCGGCCGTTGCGTGCCTTGATCTGCTGGATGTTGCTCACCGTCTTGTCGTAGATCTTGTCGCGCGGAGCGATCACCACCGTGGGCATGTCGTCGTCGATCAGGGCGATCGTGCCGTGCTTCATCTCGGCGGCGGGACACCCTTCGGCATGGATATACGAAATCTCTTTGAGTTTGAGCGCCCCTTCGAGTGCGGCCGGGTAATTGTAGCCGCGCCCCAGATAGAGGAAATTCTTGGCGTAGGTGAATATTTTGGAGAGGTCTTTCACCCGCGTGTCGAGTTCGAGCACCTCCTGCAACAACTCCGGCAACCGGTGCAGGTCGCGCGTGACCCGTTCGAACGCCTCATCGGCGATCGTGCCCTTCATGCGGCCGAGCATCAGCGCCATCATCGCCAGCACGGTCACCTGTCCGGTGAAGGCCTTGGTCGAGGCGACGCCGATTTCGGGTCCGACGTGGATGTAACACCCCGAATCGGTGGCGCGCGGAATCGACGAACCGATGACGTTGCAGATACCGAAGACGAAGGCGCCCTGCTCCTTGGCCAGTTCCAGTGCGGCGAGCGTGTCGGCCGTCTCGCCCGACTGCGACATGGCAATCAGCACGTCCTTGTCGCTCACGACCGGATTGCGGTAGCGGAATTCGCTGGCGTACTCCACCTCGACCGGTATGCGGCACATGTCCTCGAAGAGATGCTTGCCGATCAGCGCGGCGTGCCACGACGTGCCGCACGCCACGATGAGGATGCGGTGGGCGTCGAGGAAGCGCTCCTTGTTGTCGAGTACGCCCGACAGCACGACGTGCTTGCCGTCGGCGCTCACGCGGCCGCGGATGCAGTCGCGCAGCGTGCGGGGCTGCTCGAAGATCTCTTTGAGCATGAAGTGGGGATAGCCCCCCTTTTCCAGCTCCGAGATGCTCATCCGGAGTTTCTGGATGTTGACCTTCGACTCCTTGTTGTCCATGTTGAAGACGTGGAGCGACTCGCCCCGGTTGATGACGGCGATCTCGTCGTCGTTGAGATAGACCACGCGGTTCGTGTATTCGACGATCGGCGTTGCATCCGACGCGATGAAATACTCGCCGTCGCCTACGCCGATCACCAGCGGGCTGCTCTTGCGCGCCACGACGATCTGGTTGGGATTGCGGCGGTCGATCACCGCGATGGCATAAGCGCCGACGATCTGGTGGCACGCCTCGCGCACCGCTTCGAAGAGCGTGCAGCCCGTGTCGGTACGGATGTAGTCGATCAGCTGGACGACCACCTCCGTATCGGTCTCGCTGCGGAACGCGTAGCCGTGCTGTTCGAGCGCCTTCTTGACCACCGTATAGTTCTCGATCGTCCCGTTGTGCACGATGGCCAGATCACCCGACTGCGAAGCGTGGGGATGGGCGTTCGTGTCGTTGGGTTCGCCGTGCGTCGCCCAGCGCGTGTGAGCGATGCCGACCGTGCCGCTGCGGTCTTTCGACTCGGCGAAATGTTCCAGCGCCGCGACCTTTCCTTTGGCCTTATAGATGTTGAGTTTTCCTTCGTCCGAAATCATGGCTACGCCCGAAGAGTCGTAACCCCGATATTCCAGCCTGTGAAGTCCTTTGATCAGTACGGGATAAGCCTCCTTGCTCCCGATATATCCGACGATACCGCACATAAATGATAAGTTCTGTTTTTAGTGAATCCGATGACTGCGTTTCCGGCCGAACCGAATGCCGTGCGAACCGGACAAGCGCCGCAAAGATACGGATAAGCGAGGGCAATGTCAAATTTATTTGAACATTGCCGAGCGGGAGTATCTTCGGCGGGCCAAAGATACGAAAAGTCGAGTGCAGAAGCAAACACCAGCCTGATTGTGCCGAGACGGAGTATCTAAGGCGCAAGCCGAAGATAGAAAAACGGTACCGAAAATTTACGGACGACCGGAAATTTTTCGTTATTTTTGTCCTCGCATTCGATTCTTAAAACAAAAATTACGATGAAAAAAGAGTGGAACGATGTCCGGGAATTTCACGAGAAATTCGGTCATCCCGTCGCCCCGCAGCCGCGTATGATGGAGCGCGGACGCGCCCTGAGCCGCGGGAAGTGGATGAATGAAGAGGTGGCCGAATTTCTTGTAGCACAGGATATTTACGAACAGGCCGACGCCATGATCGATCTGATCTATTTCGCGTTGGGTACGCTGGTGGAGATGGGGCTCGAAGCCGACGAGTTGTTCGACATCGTGCAGAAGGCCAACATGGCCAAACTGTGGCCCGACGGCAAACCGCACTACAACCCCAAGGACGGCAAGGTCATCAAGCCCGACGGGTGGGAAGATCCCGCCCCGAAAATCAAGGCCTATATCGATGCGGTCATCGCCCGCAAGGCGCAGAAATAACGCATCCGAATCCCGAACGCCGGGCGATGCCCGGCGTTTTTGTTGCGAGGA
Coding sequences within it:
- a CDS encoding pyrophosphohydrolase domain-containing protein, whose amino-acid sequence is MKKEWNDVREFHEKFGHPVAPQPRMMERGRALSRGKWMNEEVAEFLVAQDIYEQADAMIDLIYFALGTLVEMGLEADELFDIVQKANMAKLWPDGKPHYNPKDGKVIKPDGWEDPAPKIKAYIDAVIARKAQK
- the glmS gene encoding glutamine--fructose-6-phosphate transaminase (isomerizing); its protein translation is MCGIVGYIGSKEAYPVLIKGLHRLEYRGYDSSGVAMISDEGKLNIYKAKGKVAALEHFAESKDRSGTVGIAHTRWATHGEPNDTNAHPHASQSGDLAIVHNGTIENYTVVKKALEQHGYAFRSETDTEVVVQLIDYIRTDTGCTLFEAVREACHQIVGAYAIAVIDRRNPNQIVVARKSSPLVIGVGDGEYFIASDATPIVEYTNRVVYLNDDEIAVINRGESLHVFNMDNKESKVNIQKLRMSISELEKGGYPHFMLKEIFEQPRTLRDCIRGRVSADGKHVVLSGVLDNKERFLDAHRILIVACGTSWHAALIGKHLFEDMCRIPVEVEYASEFRYRNPVVSDKDVLIAMSQSGETADTLAALELAKEQGAFVFGICNVIGSSIPRATDSGCYIHVGPEIGVASTKAFTGQVTVLAMMALMLGRMKGTIADEAFERVTRDLHRLPELLQEVLELDTRVKDLSKIFTYAKNFLYLGRGYNYPAALEGALKLKEISYIHAEGCPAAEMKHGTIALIDDDMPTVVIAPRDKIYDKTVSNIQQIKARNGRIIALVTRGDEVAAKIADYVIEIPEVCECLSPILTSVPLQLLAYYVAVNKGRNVDQPRNLAKSVTVE